A genomic stretch from Erigeron canadensis isolate Cc75 chromosome 9, C_canadensis_v1, whole genome shotgun sequence includes:
- the LOC122583222 gene encoding uncharacterized protein LOC122583222 — protein MDQAQPVDPNNRPSSKRRDVPANRGTAFRSPTIGTDFSLKGNHLKSIEEEKFDGVTNCDPYGHLERFEKICRLYQYGEGRASPVKLGLFPLTLCGEAKAWLKEQPDDWYSTWAELREGFIDEFYSIQENAQKMLRKCPGHNLNTEAVVEIFYDGLPRKAKRELAGAFGGSLNNVTPSEGYKILDDMAKEFSTREETQIAEVNALSRQMNERFDSQDARFKSSERDVKVITDECDYCGDMHYPEDCPDKPAQEVSSFQNQQQGNYSQNTGYQNRQSGTSYPSSSFNNTNNSGFGGNRFSTFNNQQNANAELREIMKDLISVQKATNEKVEEQSKKMTSAWDSMTTCLDGLNHKLEQSTKSTQATFQDIEAKLERLGNSNRQPSTLPSNTQQNPKPQ, from the exons ATGGACCAAGCACAACCAGTTGATCCCAACAACCGTCCCTCGAGTAAAAGGAGGGATGTACCGGCTAACCGGGGCACTGCTTTTCGCTCTCCAACTATCGGGACAGATTTCTCTCTTAAGGGAAATCATTTGAAGagtattgaagaagaaaagtttGATGGAGTTACAAACTGTGATCCATATGGCCATCTTGAGAGATTTGAAAAGATATGCAGGTTATATCAGTATGGTGAAGGACGGGCCTCTCCAGTGAAGCTTGGGCTCTTTCCACTTACTCTTTGTGGAGAGGCAAAAGCTTGGCTCAAGGAACAACCAGATGATTGGTACTCCACATGGGCTGAACTTcgtgaaggttttattgatgagttctattct ATACAAgaaaatgctcagaaaatgctcagaaaatgtCCAGGGCATAATTTGAATACTgaagcagtggttgagatcttctatgatggtttgCCCAGAAAAGCTAAAAGGGAACTTGCAGGTGCttttggaggtagtttgaacaatgttaCTCCAAGTGAAGGTTACAAGATCCTTGATGATATGGCCAAGGAATTCTCGACCCGTGAGGAGACTCAAA TTGCTGAAGTTAATGCACTCTCAAGGCAAATGAATGAGAGGTTTGATAGTCAAGATGCCAGGTTTAAGAGTAGTGAGAGAGATGTTAAGGTAATAACGGATGAATGTGACTATTGTGGAGATATGCACTACCCAGAAGATTGTCCGGACAAGCCGGCTCAAGAAGTTAGTTCATTTCAGAATCAGCAGCAGGGAAACTACAGCCAGAAcaccggttatcaaaaccggcaatcaggtacttcttatccTTCATCTTCATTTAATAATACTAACAACTCTGGGTTTGGTGGCAACAGGTTCAGCACGTTTAACAATCAGCAAAACGCGAACGCTGAATTGAGAGAAATCATGAAGGACTTGATCAGTGTTCAGAAAGCAACCAACGAGAAAGTAGAAGAACAATCCAAGAAGATGACTTCTGCATGGGATTCTATGACTACTTGTCTGGATGGTTTGAATCATAAGCTGGAGCAAAGTACAAAGAGCACTCAAGCTACATTTCAGGATATAGAAGCTAAGCTCGAAAGGCTAGGAAATTCAAATAGGCAGCCCAGTACACTGCCGAGCAATACTCAGCAAAATCCTAAGCCTCAGTAG
- the LOC122582058 gene encoding uncharacterized protein LOC122582058: MNKLMEYGKKAMFYVRVLSGYEERRIRAYRLEIEKRIAEAERKKAEIRKIPEQLILSEVRQMVEEMQAVNKQFEDTEAAINEYFKPVDKQAEMIVEMQLQEEEKTMKQMVQAMKAQALLDNEQALKSANLKIAETKQETPDDASIQTSKAQAGSK, encoded by the exons ATGAATAAGTTGATGGAATACGGGAAGAAAGCGATGTTTTATGTTAGAGTTTTATCAGGTTATGAAGAACGTCGTATCAGAGCTTACCGACTGGAGATCGAAAAACGTATTGCTGAG GCAGAACGGAAGAAAGCAGAGATTAGAAAGATTCCCGAGCAGCTTATATTGTCTGAGGTGAGACAGATGGTGGAGGAGATGCAAGCTGTGAACAAGCAGTTTGAGGACACG GAGGCTGCGATTAATGAATATTTCAAGCCAGTTGATAAGCAGGCTGAAATGATTGTTGAAATGCAGCTTCAAGAAGAGGAGAAGACAATGAAGCAGATGGTGCAAGCCATGAAAGCACAAGCTTTGCTCGATAATGAACAGGCCTTGAAAAGTGCAAATCTTAAAATTGCGGAGACAAAGCAAGAGACCCCAGATGATGCTTCCATTCAAACCAGCAAAGCTCAAGCCGGATCAAAATGA
- the LOC122580946 gene encoding cilia- and flagella-associated protein 20 — translation MFKNTFQSGFLSILYSLGSKPLQIWDKEVVNGQVKRTHDDDIQSNILEIVGTNVQSTYITCPADPAATLGIKLPFLVMIVKNVKKYFTFEIQVLDDKNVRRRFRASNFQAMTRVKPFICTMPLRMDEGWNQIQLNLADLTRRAYGTNYVETLRVQVHANCRLRRIYFSDRLYSEEELPPEFKLYLPMQKQ, via the exons atgttcAAGAACACATTCCAATCTGGTTTCCTATCTATATTATACAGCCTTGG GAGCAAGCCTTTGCAGATATGGGATAAAGAAG tgGTTAATGGGCAGGTCAAGCGTACACACGATGATGACATACAATCAAATATTCTTGAAATTGTTGGAACAAATGTCCAGTCAACATACATTACATGTCCAGCTGATCCAGCTGCTACACTAGGTATAAAGCTGCCATTTTTGGTGATGATtgtaaaaaatgtgaaaaaatattTCACATTCGAGATTCAGGTTCTGGACGATAAAAATGTCAGGCGACGTTTCCGCGCTTCtaattttcaa GCTATGACTCGAGTTAAACCATTCATATGCACCATGCCTCTGCGGATGGATGAGGGATGGAATCAAATTCAACTGAATTTAGCTGATCTGACTCGACGTGCATATGGAACAAACTATGTGGAGACACTGCGTGTTCAAGTTCATGCAAACTGCCGTCTTAGAAGGATATATTTTTCTGACCGCCTTTATTCGGAGGAAGAGCTGCCACCAGAGTTCAAACTTTATCTTCCCATGCAG AAACAATGA